Proteins found in one Nocardia brasiliensis ATCC 700358 genomic segment:
- a CDS encoding AAA family ATPase: MKPPLDTYADEAVLPLAEAARPAEADWPPVDLLATEVVPPVFAPDAVHDLRGRSIDELQYPATAALVVAGLPGAGKSTVLRRFFGTDTDAEQPSGGPEGSVVLDSLQVRNRLRHRLGWLPYALWRPVVHVAHFAGIHAALRDTDGPVVIHDCATVGWARRVISFWAAGYGRELHVILLDVPATVAKAGQHARGRRSNRMTFVLHCFRWRQLMNRLRSGQTMRPAPESLVIVDRRNINRMRRVTFAA; this comes from the coding sequence GTGAAGCCCCCGCTCGACACGTACGCCGACGAGGCCGTGCTCCCCCTCGCCGAAGCCGCGCGACCCGCCGAGGCCGACTGGCCGCCCGTGGACCTGCTCGCCACCGAGGTGGTGCCGCCCGTCTTCGCCCCCGACGCGGTGCACGACCTGCGGGGTCGTTCCATCGATGAATTGCAGTACCCCGCAACCGCCGCCCTGGTCGTCGCGGGTTTGCCGGGCGCGGGAAAGAGCACCGTGCTGCGCCGTTTCTTCGGCACCGACACCGACGCCGAGCAGCCGTCCGGTGGACCCGAAGGTTCGGTGGTGCTCGATTCGCTACAGGTCCGCAATCGGTTGCGGCACCGGCTCGGCTGGCTGCCCTACGCACTGTGGCGGCCGGTGGTGCACGTCGCACATTTCGCCGGAATCCATGCGGCACTGCGCGATACGGACGGTCCGGTGGTGATCCACGACTGCGCCACCGTCGGGTGGGCGCGGCGGGTGATCTCGTTCTGGGCCGCCGGATACGGCCGCGAGCTGCACGTCATCCTGCTCGACGTGCCCGCCACCGTGGCCAAGGCCGGTCAGCACGCCCGGGGCCGACGATCCAACCGAATGACGTTCGTGCTGCACTGCTTTCGCTGGCGCCAGCTGATGAACCGGCTGCGCTCCGGGCAGACCATGCGGCCCGCGCCGGAGTCGCTGGTGATCGTCGACCGGCGCAACATCAACCGGATGCGCCGAGTCACCTTCGCCGCGTAG